In Colletotrichum higginsianum IMI 349063 chromosome 3, whole genome shotgun sequence, a genomic segment contains:
- a CDS encoding Acetyl-CoA acetyltransferase, with protein MALERIGSIVKHLAPGSAINQIQSKNPDDIVITLAIRTPLTKAKKGGFKDTTLEYMVYAILKEVRERSKIDPAVVEDICMGNVSDGKAAYKLRAAALAAGFPNTAGASSVNRFCSSGLKATADIAHAITNGSIEVGIALGAEQMTVGGDALDKPFDEAVTSQSQEAADCMEPMGWTSENVSRDFNLSREELDKYAAESFQRAERAQNAGWFDDEIVPITTKVVGPDGEAKEVTLTRDEGIRPGTTPESLAKIRAAFPQWGPTTTGGNASQVTDGAAAVLLMKRSTAVKLGQPILAKYVGSTVAGLAPRIMGIGPSVAIPKLLAQHNLSLADIDVVEINEAFSSMAVYCRDKLALDWAKMNPRGGAVALGHPLGATGARQIVTGLSELRRTKKKILLTSMCIGTGQGMAGLFVNEAV; from the exons CCAGTCCAAGAACCCCGATGACATTGTCATCACATTAGCCATCCGCACGCCTCtgaccaaggccaagaagggcgGCTTCAAGGACACGACGCTCGAATACATGGTCTACGCCATCCTCAAGGAGGTCCGCGAGCGATCCAAGATCGACCCCGCCGTGGTTGAGGATATCTGCATGGGCAAT GTCTCGGACGGAAAAGCCGCCTACAAGcttcgcgccgccgccctcgccgcgggcTTCCCCAATACGGCCGGCGCCTCGTCGGTGAACCGCTTCTGCTCCTCGGGCCTCAAGGCGACGGCCGACATCGCCCACGCCATCACCAACGGCTCCATCGAggtcggcatcgccctcggcgccgaacaaatgaccgtcggcggcgacgccctcgatAAGCCCTttgacgaggccgtcacgTCCCAGAGccaggaggccgccgactGCATGGAGCCCATGGGCTGGACCTCGGAGAACGTCTCGCGCGACTTCAACCTCAGccgcgaggagctcgacaagtacgccgccgagagcttCCAGCGCGCCGAGAGGGCCCAGAACGCCGGCTGgttcgacgacgagatcgtGCCCATCACGACAAAGGTCGtcggccccgacggcgaggccaaggaggtgACGCTCACCCGGGACGAGGGCATCCGGCCCGGCACGACCCCGGAGAGCCTGGCCAAGATCCGCGCCGCCTTCCCGCAGTGGGGTCCCACGACCACGGGAGGCAACGCCAGCCAGGTCACCGACGGAG ccgccgccgttctccTCATGAAGCGTTCGACCGCCGTCAAGCTCGGCCAGCCGATCCTGGCAAAGTACGTCGGCTccaccgtcgccggcctcgcgccGCGCATCATGGGCATCGGCCCGTCCGTCGCCATCCCCAAGCTGCTCGCCCAGCACAACCTCTCgctcgccgacatcgacgtcgtcgagatcaacGAGGCCTTCTCCAGCATGGCCGTCTACTGCCGCGACAAGCTCGCACTCGACTGGGCCAAGATGAACCCTCGCGgtggcgccgtcgccctcggccaccCGCTCGGCGCTACCGGCGCTCGCCAGATCGTCACGGGCCTGAGCGAGCTGCGCcgcaccaagaagaagatcctGCTCACGAGCATGTGTATCGGTACGGGTCAGGGCATGGCCGGTCTGTTTGTCAACGAGGCTGTCTAg
- a CDS encoding Sulfate permease: protein MSGSRPQPSRSPSSQTTHRPANPSALRQSYTMGSPIQSPSSVGGESEYLSTREDATPLATPLPNDNDSRGPPRAGPSLARPNTFPPTESTSLLQNVLIDNPPAHNYPNGTFSPRPASPVGSENPEYDRASSSASEIPILDPMLTAITGDDHWRKRFIRKIKSKKMHTSSTLAEQAGFKDNLWMYLSYYIPLLTWLPQYQWSYLKGDLVAALTLASLYLPMALSLADNLAHVPPINGLYAFVFNPFIYAIFGSAPQMVVGPEAAGSLLVGSVVRGSIDHDKGDEYNAEVQAKICGVVAGMAGATVFIAGLARLGFLDSVLSKPFLRGFISAIGFVIAVDQSIPELGLAKYAAELGVGHGSSMDKLKFIFSSFDHVHKLTFIVAGVSFVIMMTMRELKKHLQPKYPGVAYIPDRFFVVVIAAVLSWQFDWESRGVEILGPVKAASGHLFTFRWPFQTSHMEHIREAMGTSFLIALLGFFESSVAAKSLSSSDSVQGIQLSPNRELVALGAANIVGACFMSLPAFGGYGRSKLNKQTGGKTPMSSIFLSLITLLAVFFLLPYFYYLPVSHSVQAAVPLANAPKKPVLSSMITVVAWSLLEEAPHDIAFFFKIRGWTELGLMIIIFVSTIFYSLTLGMAIGVGLSLLQVIRHSTRPRIQILGRIPGTHRFENAELNPDRLEFVEGCLIVKIPEPLTFANTGELKARLRRLELYGTSMAHPALPRLRGEHHNKNVIFDIHGVTSLDGSGTQVLLEIVSGYRERGVRVFFSRGPTNPRHSIWRLMRQAGIIDLVGGESHFVTDVQEALKLTEYENSISEVTNP from the exons ATGTCGGGAAGCCGACCTCAACCGAGCCGCAGTCCTTCGTCGCAAACAACACATCGCCCAGCAAACCCCAGCGCCTTGCGCCAAAGCTACACAATGGGCTCCCCCATTCAGTCTCCCAgctccgtcggcggcgagtcCGAATACCTGAGCACTCGCGAAGATGCCACTCCGCTAGCCACTCCGCTTCCCAATGACAACGATTCTCGAGGCCCTCCTCGCGCTGGCCCTAGCCTCGCCCGACCGAATACCTTCCCGCCCACCGAGTCGACGAGCCTCCTGCAGAACGTCCTCATTGACAACCCACCCGCTCACAATTATCCTAATGGTACCTTTTCGCCGCGGCCCGCGAGTCCCGTCGGGAGTGAGAACCCGGAGTACGACCGCGCCTCCTCTTCTGCGTCCGAGATCCCTATCCTCGACCCCATGTTGACTGCCATCACCGGCGACGACCACTGGAGGAAGCGGTTCATCAGGAAGATCAAGAGCAAGAAAATGCACACCTCGAGCACCTTGGCAGAGCAGGCCGGCTTCAAGGACAATCTGTGGAT gtACCTCTCTTACTACATCCCTCTCTTGACCTGGCTGCCCCAGTACCAGTGGTCCTACCTGAAGGGAGACCTTGTCGCAGCTCTGACGCTTGCATCCCTCTACCTGCCAATGGCCCTCTCGCTTGCCGACAACCTGGCACATGTTCCTCCCATCAACGGGCTGTATGCTTTTGTCTTCAACCCCTTCATCTACGCCATATTCGGCAGCGCACCGCAGATGGTAGTCGGTCCAGAGGCTGCCGGGTCTCTGCTAGTCGGGTCTGTGGTCAGGGGCAGCATTGACCACGACAAGGGAGACGAGTACAATGCCGAGGTGCAGGCCAAAATCTGCGGTGTTGTAGCGGGCATGGCCGGTGCGACGGTCTTCATTGCTGGCCTGGCAAGGTTGGGCTTCCTCGATAGCGTCCTCAGCAAACCTTTCCTGAGAGGTTTCATCTCTGCCATTGGTTTCGTTATTGCCGTTGACCAGTCCATCcccgagctcggcctcgccaaGTACGCTGCGGAACTCGGCGTGGGCCACGGGAGCAGCATGGACAAGCTGAAATTCATCTTCAGCTCCTTCGATCATGTCCACAAGCTCACCTTCATCGTTGCTGGTGTCAGCTTCGTAATCATGATGACGATGCGGGAACTCAAGAAACACCTCCAGCCCAAGTACCCGGGGGTCGCCTACATTCCCGAtcgcttcttcgtcgtcgtcattgcCGCTGTCCTGTCCTGGCAATTTGACTGGGAGAGCAGGGGCGTTGAGATACTCGGACCGGTCAAGGCGGCGTCAGGACACCTCTTCACCTTCCGCTGGCCTTTTCAGACTTCTCACATGGAGCACATCCGCGAAGCTATGGGCACGTCCTTCCTGATCGCGCTTCTGGGCTTCTTCGAATCGTCCGTCGCAGCCAAAAGCCTGAGCAGCTCCGACAGTGTGCAAGGAATCCAGCTCAGCCCCAACAGGGAACTCGTGGCATTGGGCGCTGCGAACATCGTCGGAGCTTGCTTCATGAGCTTACCTGCCTTTGGCGGTTATGGGAGAAGCAAGTTGAACAAGCAGACCGGTGGTAAGACACCAATGAGCTCCATCTTCCTCAGTCTGATCACGCTACTGGCCGTCTTTTTCCTGCTGCCGTACTTTTATTACCTTCCCGTAAGTCACTCTGTCCAAGCTGCAGTGCCCCTCGCTAATGCCCCCAAGAAACCGGTACTCTCGTCGATGATCACGGTTGTGGCCTGGTCactcctcgaggaggccccACACGACAtagccttcttcttcaagaTCCGAGGCTGGACCGAGCTTGGCCTGATGATCATTATCTTCGTCTCGACGATTTTCTACTCACTTACCCTCGGCAtggccatcggcgtcggtcTATCGCTGCTGCAGGTCATCAGGCACTCGACTCGTCCTCGCATCCAGATCCTGGGCCGCATCCCCGGTACGCACCGCTTCGAGAACGCCGAGTTGAACCCGGATCGCTTGGAGTTTGTCGAGGGCTGCCTCATCGTCAAGATCCCGGAGCCGCTGACCTTTGCCAACACGGGCGAACTCAAGGCGCGCCTTCGGAGACTGGAACTTTACGGCACGAGCATGGCCCATCCCGCGCTGCCGAGATTGCGGGGTGAGCATCATAACAAGAATGTCATCTTCGACATTCACGGCGTCACGTCGCTAGACGGGTCCGGTACGCAGGTCCTCCTAGAGATTGTGAGCGGGTACAGAgagcgcggcgtccgcgtGTTCTTCAGTCGTGGCCCGACCAATCCGCGCCATTCCATCTGGAGACTCATGAGACAAGCGGGCATTATCGATCTGGTCGGCGGAGAGTCACACTTCGTCACGGACGTGCAGGAAGCACTCAAGTTGACCGAATACGAGAACAGCATCAGCGAGGTTACAAACCCCTGA
- a CDS encoding Endomembrane protein 70-like protein, which produces MTHVFARHTIPLECDVYTADDYPTASPVFLYFHSGGLVAGSRSCVPPWLVQVCFKNKWPLISASYRLLPQARATGLLQDARAAYSFARQWATFEKPFAGRRVIVGGGSAGFFMASLTAHHLTPPPIALLSVTGITTFQHPFFESSVLLTPEPITKVQMTRYLSEPVSVGTKSGCDPQVFRLDKLLPTGAKNAEFSIQPVPLSDTGSLDAFARGSLYSYYLYKNEFPNLVGDVDPGYEWAKSESESARAAAWPPTTIIQGDADDHVDLSVSTHMVDCLGKSKVKLFLAKGQPHRYEATRFLEDDVEGMDAVRQAVSNLESDVSRTN; this is translated from the exons ATGACTCACGTCTTTGCTCGACATACCATCCCCCTCGAGTGTGACGTTTACACCGCAGATGACTACCCGACCGCCTCTCCCGTATTCCTGTACTTCCATTCGGGGGGCCTCGTGGCTGGTTCCAGGTCTTGTGTTCCACCATGGCTTGTACAG GTCTGCTTCAAGAACAAATGGCCTTTGATTAGTGCCAGTTATCGCCTGCTTCCACAAGCCAGGGCCACGGGTCTGCTCCAAGATGCCCGGGCGGCTTACTCCTTTGCGAGGCAGTGGGCGACGTTCGAGAAGCCCTTCGCTGGACGCAGGGTGATTGTCGGCGGTGGAAGCGCTG GTTTCTTCATGGCGTCTCTGACGGCACATCATCTCACGCCGCCTCCAATCGCACTGCTATCAGTCACTGGCATCACCACCTTCCAGCATCCCTTCTTCGAGTCCTCCGTCTTGCTCACCCCTGAGCCCATCACCAAAGTCCAGATGACCCGGTATCTGTCCGAGCCGGTATCTGTAGGAACGAAATCGGGCTGCGACCCGCAGGTTTTTCGTCTTGACAAACTTCTGCCCACTGGCGCCAAGAACGCCGAGTTCAGCATCCAGCCTGTGCCCCTCTCTGATACTGGAAGTCTCGATGCATTTGCCCGCGGGTCTCTGTACAGCTACTACTTGTACAAAAACGAGTTTCCGAATCTCGTCGGTGACGTCGACCCCGGCTACGAATGGGCAAAGTCGGAATCGGAAAGTGCCAGAGCTGCGGCTTGGCCGCCCACAACAATCATACAGGGCGATGCAGACGACCACGTTGATCTCTCTGTGAGCACTCACATGGTCGACTGTCTCGGCAAGAGCAAGGTCAAACTTTTCCTAGCAAAGGGCCAACCACACCGTTATGAAGCGACAAGGTttctcgaagacgacgtcgagggaATGGATGCTGTGAGGCAGGCCGTCTCCAACCTAGAGAGTGACGTTTCTCGGACAAATTGA
- a CDS encoding BTB/POZ domain-containing protein, whose amino-acid sequence MPNRHEIDKDGDLILQLSRVGLYDAEDEVAEDEASSEDADEKLANYEQVANDELRVSSKVLALNSPVFKAMLGGRFKEGTELAENMGSPEPYSIDFPDDDVEAMTILCQILHNVYVSERPKPMGLSRLASIGDKYECINALKYCGMVWIRDWLQDFEENEPAMVDFCHLLVFSYVIDLPSEFSEISWRMFLYHEGPFSSTSDQIKVLVDHPLLRHDIIHCLEQRRHECCNTFYKGLINPATWSWDISQNPCVRSARSLGAYMETLRKFNVLPRDIDFATHRFCHLLETAVDLPKITMADFSCIREIGVCGCRTNKYFNQNLTDEVEKEARNIIQKRRVFNCLDCLKSDGASGAARSCRIRHFK is encoded by the exons ATGCCCAACCGCCATGAAATCGACAAAGACGGAGATCTCATTCTCCAGCTCAGTCGTGTGGGTCTAtacgatgccgaggacgaggttgctgaggacgaggcgagcagcgaggacgccgacgagaagctcgcgAACTACGAACAAGTCGCAAACGATGAACTCAGGGTGTCTTCCAAGGTCCTCGCCTTAAACTCTCCAGTCTTCAAAGCGATGCTGGGGGGAAGATTCAAAGAAGGCaccgagctcgccgagaacATGGGGTCCCCAGAGCCATACAGCATCGACTtcccggacgacgacgtcgaggccatgaCCATTTTGTGCCAGATCCTTCACAACGTCTACGTTTCCGAGAGACCAAAACCGATGGGTCTCTCTCGGCTGGCTTCCATCGGCGACAAATACGAGTGCATCAATGCGTTGAAATACTGCGGCATGGTCTGGATCAGAGACTGGCTTCAGGATTTCGAAGAGAACGAACCGGCAATGGTCGACTTCTGTCATCTTCTCGTGTTTTCCTATGTGATAGATCTCCCTTCAGAATTCTCGGAGATTTCTTGGAGAATGTTTCTTTACCACGAAGGCCCGTTTTCATCAACGTCGGATCAAATCAAGGTCTTGGTAGACCATCCCCTTCTTAGGCACGACATCATCC ATTGTCTCGAGCAAAGGCGACACGAGTGTTGCAACACATTCTACAAAGGCCTCATTAACCCTGCGACTTGGAGCTGGGATATCTCACAGAACCCATGCGTAAGGTCTGCAAGGTCACTCGGCGCTTACATGGAAACTCTCCGCAAGTTCAATGTTCTGCCCAGAGACATTGACTTTGCGACACACAGATTCTGCCACCTGCTTGAAACGGCGGTTGACCTTCCCAAAATCACCATGGCAGATTTCTCTTGCATCAGGGAGATAGGGGTCTGCGGCTGTCGAACGAACAAGTACTTCAACCAAAACCTGACGGACGAAGTCGAGAAGGAAGCAAGGAATATCATCCAGAAGAGGAGGGTTTTCAACTGTCTTGACTGCCTGAAGAGCGACGGGGCGTCTGGCGCAGCCAGGTCATGCCGTATCCGTCACTTCAAGTAG
- a CDS encoding Formyl transferase: MNILFLCTAHNSLSQRLYLALSKSHTITIEYALSDEAMIEAARLAKPNLIICPFLTTRVPSEVYETYLTLIIHPGPPGDAGPSALDWVLMGDDGTEADPEALIRNGTWSEFGRPYWGVTVLQAVEEFDAGPVWAFEQFPLQIDSPDITKSSIYRGPVTRAALTATLAAIERIQTASIQAASPYTPPPSPGSQKFAPHLVTPLIQAKPAYRDASVTLQKAFLGGVTRHRPLLKAAQRDFDIQSHTAREISRRIRSSDSQPGCLTTLFGPALYVYGGIVEESDEFVGQAPPGGIVACRDDAVCVATCDEKAIWITHVRRIKKKTDPMLWPKVPAVSGLRELDILGDDAVAENRTSRATIDWSRAPHNTQQDVWVDFQTFAGARRVAFLYFDFYNGAMSTEQCSRMIDALDFISSTHVVERPLSAVVLMGGDGYFSNGIALNVIEAAADPALESWHNINRIDDVVHYLLHELPSRNILTVAGIRGNCAAGGVAMAAACDVVLAGCEVVLNPAYRAIGLHGSEYHSLSYTGRCGSAGASRLLRDMTPLSTTDAHAMGLVDHTVPGSGALLDTRMRDLVKSLLSSDEKLSPGYWKSSVDVTPAGLARARAEELGEMSKDFWSSRSQRYHLRRRDFVRKIKSVKTPLRFATHRRSAGDLDEEESDEFDDVLSFERKARAALMAELLKEYMESMSMTTLPQRSDASHGSASHHSRRASENVGKRDLRPIFSCYYDVTAT; the protein is encoded by the coding sequence ATGAACATCCTTTTCCTTTGCACCGCGCACAACTCGCTGTCGCAGCGACTGTATTTAGCGCTATCCAAGTCTCACACCATCACTATCGAGTATGCCCTCTCAGACGAAGCCATGATTGAGGCGGCCAGGCTCGCCAAGCCGAATCTCATCATCTGCCCGTTCCTCACCACTCGAGTCCCTAGCGAGGTCTACGAGACCTACCTGACCCTCATCATCCACCCCGGTCCccccggcgacgccgggCCCAGCGCCTTGGACTGGGTGTTgatgggcgacgacggaacGGAAGCCGACCCCGAGGCCCTCATCCGGAACGGCACGTGGAGCGAGTTTGGTCGACCGTACTGGGGCGTCACTGTCCTCCAAGCCGTCGAGGAGTTCGATGCCGGACCGGTATGGGCCTTTGAGCAGTTCCCTTTACAGATCGACTCCCCCGATATCACAAAGTCGAGTATCTATCGTGGTCCCGTCACGCGGGCCGCACTCACGGCCACTCTCGCTGCCATTGAGAGAATCCAAACCGCCTCGATTCAAGCCGCTTCACCCtacacccctcccccttcgcCCGGCTCTCAAAAGTTCGCCCCGCACCTTGTCACTCCTCTCATCCAAGCAAAGCCCGCCTACCGCGACGCCTCGGTGACACTGCAGAAAGCCTTCCTTGGCGGGGTAACACGTCACCGTCCTCTGCTCAAGGCCGCCCAACGCGACTTTGACATCCAGTCACACACGGCTCGCGAAATATCCCGAAGGATTCGGTCGTCCGACTCCCAGCCGGGCTGCCTGACAACCTTATTCGGCCCAGCCCTGTACGTCtacggcggcatcgtcgaggagaGCGACGAGTTCGTCGGCCAGGCACCTCCTGGTGGCATCGTCGCCTGTCGAGACGACGCCGTCTGCGTCGCGACGTGCGACGAAAAGGCCATCTGGATCACCCACGTCCGCCgcatcaagaagaagacggaccCGATGTTGTGGCCCAAGGTCCCGGCTGTCTCGGGTCTGCGGGAGCTGgacatcctcggcgacgacgccgtcgcggaaAACCGCACCTCGCGGGCAACCATCGACTGGTCGCGGGCCCCGCACAATACCCAGCAAGACGTCTGGGTCGACTTCCAGACCTTTGCCGGGGCCAGGCGGGTTGCCTTCCTCTACTTTGACTTCTACAACGGCGCCATGAGCACGGAGCAATGCTCCCGCATGAttgacgccctcgacttCATCTCATCCACCCATGTTGTGGAACGGCCCCTTAGCGCCGTCGTGCTCATGGGGGGTGACGGCTACTTCAGCAACGGCATTGCACTGAACGTTATCGAGGCTGCTGCGGACCCGGCTCTCGAGTCTTGGCACAACATCAACCGCATCGACGACGTGGTACACTACCTCCTGCACGAGCTGCCGTCACGCAACATCCTTaccgtcgccggcatcagAGGCAACtgcgcggcgggcggggtCGCCATGGCTGCCGCATGCGACGTTGTCCTTGCTGGGTGCGAGGTCGTCCTCAACCCGGCATACCGTGCCATTGGTCTGCACGGCTCCGAATATCACTCCTTGTCATACACCGGAAGATGCGGTTCAGCTGGGGCCAGCAGGCTGCTGCGTGACATGACACCACTTTCAACGACCGACGCTCACGCGATGGGCTTGGTCGACCATACTGTTCCCGGCTCTggcgccctgctcgacaCCCGCATGCGGGACCTCGTCAAGTCGTTGCTCTCTTCTGACGAAAAGCTGTCCCCGGGATACTGGAAGAGCAGTGTCGACGTCACACCCGCTGGTCTGGCGCGCGCACgtgccgaggagctcggaGAGATGTCCAAGGATTTCTGGAGCTCTAGGTCGCAGAGGTATCACCTTCGCCGCCGGGACTTTGTTCGCAAGATCAAGTCCGTCAAGACGCCGCTCCGGTTTGCGACACATCGGCGCAGCGCCGGAGACCTTGATGAAGAGGAGTCGGATGAATTCGACGACGTCTTGAGCTTCGAGCGCAAGGCGAGGGCAGCATTGATGGCCGAGCTGCTCAAGGAGTACATGGAGAGCATGTCAATGACAACGCTTCCTCAACGGTCCGACGCCAGCCATGGGAGCGCCTCACATCATTCCAGAAGAGCAAGTGAAAACGTGGGCAAGCGGGACTTGAGGCCCATCTTTTCATGTTACTACGATGTCACAGCAACATAA